In a genomic window of Blastopirellula marina:
- a CDS encoding NAD(P)/FAD-dependent oxidoreductase yields MNESLSVDVAVVGAGFGGSLTALILNRIGFRVAVLERGRHPRFALGESSTPTADLVLRDLARRYDLPFLNSLSRYGDWLQSCPDIIRGPKRGFSYFSHQANHEFECHADHRNELLVAASHSQASADTHWLRSDVDSFFVQQLESAGISYFDQTEVTVEDDRPSWQLVGSREDGTSLFIQAAFLIDATGEASFLPKTFGLKQLGDRMRTNSQAVFAHMEGVLPWETMLQQQDARTIDHPFPCDAAALHHLLHVGWMWQLRFDNGVTSVGIATNSKASPLNPKLSATDQWNQTLNRYPSLAKQFASSRIVAPKNEICRTGRLQRQWSQLSGLNWALLPHTAGFVDPLYSSGIAHTVCGIERLCHLLEQHWLRDSLEIVLDHYASTIRSELDLLDELVAGSYAAMNDFSLFVPYSMLYFAAATTYETNRLRSSFTPEMAILCADNQPFREVVTQVTGELRRVVNSERSDRTSCHFFETVATAIAPYNTAGLCDTSVNNMYRYTAVEKSHSHRA; encoded by the coding sequence GTGAATGAATCACTCTCGGTCGACGTCGCGGTCGTGGGAGCAGGTTTCGGGGGAAGCTTGACTGCGCTGATCCTTAATCGCATTGGCTTCCGCGTGGCCGTACTCGAACGTGGTCGTCATCCTCGTTTCGCGTTGGGCGAATCTTCGACCCCGACAGCCGATTTGGTTCTCCGCGATTTGGCTAGGCGATATGATCTTCCGTTTCTAAATTCGCTTTCCCGTTATGGTGATTGGCTGCAGAGCTGTCCCGACATCATCCGTGGCCCAAAACGTGGCTTCTCTTACTTCTCTCACCAGGCCAATCATGAATTTGAATGCCACGCTGACCACCGTAATGAATTGCTTGTAGCTGCCAGTCATAGCCAGGCCTCAGCGGATACCCATTGGCTGCGCAGCGATGTGGACTCGTTCTTCGTCCAGCAACTTGAGTCTGCGGGAATTTCCTATTTTGATCAAACCGAGGTTACGGTTGAAGATGATCGACCTAGCTGGCAGCTTGTTGGGTCGCGAGAAGATGGAACATCGCTTTTTATCCAAGCAGCGTTCCTGATTGATGCTACAGGAGAGGCCTCTTTCCTACCGAAAACGTTTGGACTGAAGCAACTTGGCGACCGGATGCGTACGAATTCCCAAGCGGTCTTCGCCCACATGGAAGGAGTGCTTCCTTGGGAAACCATGCTTCAACAGCAAGACGCTCGCACAATAGACCATCCGTTTCCGTGCGATGCAGCTGCCTTGCATCATTTACTTCACGTTGGCTGGATGTGGCAACTCCGTTTTGATAACGGAGTAACGAGTGTAGGTATCGCAACTAACTCAAAAGCATCTCCGTTAAATCCAAAGCTGAGTGCTACAGATCAGTGGAATCAGACTTTAAACCGTTACCCTTCCCTGGCGAAGCAGTTTGCATCTTCGCGCATCGTCGCGCCTAAAAACGAGATCTGCCGAACAGGGCGATTACAACGACAATGGTCGCAGTTGTCCGGACTGAACTGGGCCCTGCTTCCCCATACGGCCGGATTTGTTGATCCGCTGTACAGCAGCGGCATCGCACATACGGTTTGTGGCATCGAACGACTTTGCCACTTACTCGAACAGCACTGGCTGCGCGACTCGCTTGAAATCGTGTTGGATCATTATGCCAGTACGATTCGATCTGAACTCGACCTTCTGGATGAACTGGTCGCTGGAAGCTACGCCGCAATGAACGATTTTTCCCTTTTCGTCCCGTACTCGATGCTCTACTTCGCGGCAGCCACGACTTATGAGACAAATCGACTACGTTCCAGTTTCACACCGGAAATGGCGATACTGTGTGCTGATAATCAGCCATTTCGAGAAGTCGTAACCCAAGTGACAGGTGAGCTTAGACGCGTCGTGAACTCCGAGAGATCCGACCGGACAAGCTGTCACTTCTTTGAAACGGTGGCGACCGCAATCGCTCCTTATAACACCGCAGGTCTTTGCGACACATCCGTTAACAACATGTACCGCTACACAGCCGTCGAGAAATCGCACTCGCACCGAGCCTAA
- a CDS encoding FG-GAP-like repeat-containing protein: MSFSRKLLLLAGCLILSFVVGLVAWKSLSHSAMDVAKLRALLSEKNVALGYLESEQPDKTFPSWLQLTEAFPDEKLGPQNQVVAHLMSLQNAGGQPNAEVLEKLSAGMDRLQHLESQSAETFSLLARVQLARGDLAAALTSWKKAAELDPSSAAIWFEAYQAAKEGGPEYTDAASEFLNNAAKLAPDNLAVLLEQMPALVSEEAPQIADVLDRAKEVFSPLETSVQRLVGVSLDDMLAQASDAARQGNWAVVRRTVQMIRNATRAEEAVQSDRLMVERSPLEFVVTDFSPEFYVKYAAALATTSPRIEVKYVPGKTIEIDSGGKVKDLELVDFDLNGTMDLALLKQDAIEIYLKHESGDGYAPPVRLEISGDYAKVLAVDLDGDIEIAGGEVRQAGDFDLVLYGASGVSIIENQGGNQPQLTVITQEHATPDVHIVVPADLDHDGDLDLFIGTSGTPTVWSNVDGLHFEPWVVEAISGVEGNAKLKQAIAVDWDRDMDLDIIALYEGSPGLGYFENLRHRRMRWQSLSKDIAGIEHAKMFDIIDVDSNASWDILYADKDTLNVAQTRTVKTGKVIPLSTKSADASLPLHWQLLDYDNDGYQDLFAFDEEGSQLLRGEPDGRMEQTSTTLPKLDAEIIAAKQADLDGDGDLDLVLLTSDAIFPLMNEGGNQNHWIDVQLLAAQVKGGAASSSGRVNQYGLGSLLELRIDANYQAQVVRQGITHFGLGDRKQADAIRVIWTNGIPQSIIQPEINTLITERQTLKGSCPYLYTWNGEKFEFVTDLLWAAPIGLQSAEGKIVPDRPWEYIKVPGEMLSQQNGKYEIRITEELWEAAYFDHVQLMAIDHPANVEVYTNEKVGPPSIAQHKLYAVEKKIWPKLALDTHGRDVSQLLSKQDDHYVKSFKKKILQGVTEPHFIELEFEDLGDAEQITLFLTGWIYPSDTSINVGLAENDSIAPPRPPFIESLDDDGQWVETIPFTGFPGGKTKTIAIDITNAFASDRYRLRVGTSIEIYWDAAFVTTSSPNVEVKEIPLKLSDAKLAYRGFSECLIHPAFGPERYDYTKLSTRPKWPAMSGNYTRYGDVLPLLEEVDDQLVVIGSGDEISLSFDVPDQPLPPGWKRDFVLHSVGWDKDADLNTIYGTSSEPLPYQAMGSYPAKEYPANGAYQEYLRQYQTRRQSSAPFRRSWSQTSTNAFAN, encoded by the coding sequence ATGTCATTCTCACGGAAGCTACTACTTCTCGCCGGATGCCTGATTCTCAGTTTTGTCGTGGGGCTTGTGGCTTGGAAATCGTTGTCACACTCAGCGATGGATGTCGCCAAACTGCGAGCGCTATTGAGCGAGAAGAATGTCGCGCTCGGTTACCTCGAATCGGAGCAGCCTGACAAGACCTTTCCATCCTGGCTTCAACTGACCGAAGCGTTTCCTGATGAGAAATTGGGTCCGCAAAATCAGGTCGTTGCTCATCTAATGTCGCTTCAAAATGCCGGGGGTCAGCCGAATGCTGAGGTGCTGGAGAAACTCTCGGCGGGGATGGATCGACTCCAGCATCTTGAGTCGCAGTCTGCAGAGACGTTCAGCCTACTGGCCCGCGTCCAATTGGCGAGAGGTGACCTGGCGGCGGCACTCACTTCATGGAAAAAAGCCGCCGAACTGGATCCATCCAGTGCCGCCATCTGGTTTGAGGCCTATCAAGCGGCAAAAGAAGGTGGCCCTGAATATACCGACGCTGCAAGCGAGTTCTTGAACAACGCAGCGAAGCTTGCACCCGATAATCTGGCAGTACTTCTCGAGCAAATGCCGGCCTTGGTAAGTGAGGAAGCGCCACAGATAGCCGATGTGCTAGACCGAGCTAAAGAAGTGTTTTCTCCGCTGGAGACATCCGTTCAACGTCTTGTTGGCGTTTCCTTAGACGACATGCTTGCTCAAGCCAGCGACGCGGCTCGGCAGGGGAACTGGGCCGTAGTGCGACGAACCGTTCAGATGATACGCAATGCGACTCGGGCGGAGGAAGCGGTTCAAAGTGATCGGCTGATGGTTGAACGTAGTCCGTTGGAGTTTGTCGTAACGGATTTTTCGCCAGAGTTTTATGTCAAATACGCAGCGGCACTGGCAACCACGTCCCCACGAATTGAAGTGAAGTATGTTCCTGGCAAGACGATTGAAATAGACAGTGGCGGGAAAGTCAAAGATCTCGAGCTGGTCGACTTCGATTTAAACGGCACGATGGACTTGGCGCTGCTGAAGCAAGATGCCATTGAGATTTATTTGAAGCACGAATCAGGCGACGGATATGCACCGCCCGTGCGGTTAGAGATTAGCGGCGACTATGCAAAGGTGTTGGCAGTCGACTTGGACGGTGACATAGAAATTGCCGGAGGGGAAGTTCGGCAAGCTGGTGACTTCGATTTGGTCCTCTACGGTGCGAGTGGCGTTTCTATTATCGAGAACCAAGGAGGCAATCAACCGCAATTGACCGTTATCACGCAGGAGCACGCGACCCCCGATGTCCATATCGTTGTTCCAGCCGATCTTGATCACGATGGTGACTTGGATCTTTTCATCGGGACAAGTGGTACCCCAACGGTTTGGAGTAACGTCGATGGGCTCCACTTTGAGCCATGGGTGGTCGAGGCAATCAGCGGCGTCGAGGGCAACGCGAAATTGAAACAGGCGATTGCTGTCGACTGGGACCGCGATATGGACCTCGATATCATTGCATTGTACGAGGGAAGTCCCGGTCTGGGGTACTTCGAAAACTTGCGTCATCGCCGCATGCGTTGGCAATCGTTATCGAAAGACATCGCCGGTATTGAGCATGCCAAGATGTTCGATATCATCGACGTGGACTCCAACGCCAGTTGGGATATCCTGTATGCCGACAAAGACACGCTCAACGTGGCTCAAACTCGGACCGTCAAGACAGGAAAGGTGATTCCGTTGAGTACCAAGTCGGCCGACGCGAGTCTCCCGCTTCACTGGCAGCTTCTCGATTACGACAACGATGGTTATCAAGACCTATTTGCCTTTGATGAGGAAGGCAGCCAACTGCTACGGGGTGAACCTGATGGCAGGATGGAACAAACCTCAACCACCCTGCCTAAACTTGATGCTGAGATAATCGCGGCGAAACAGGCCGACCTGGATGGGGATGGCGATCTTGATCTCGTGCTGCTGACGTCGGACGCAATATTTCCGTTGATGAATGAAGGTGGTAATCAAAACCACTGGATTGATGTGCAGCTGTTAGCTGCTCAGGTCAAGGGAGGTGCGGCAAGTTCAAGTGGGCGGGTGAATCAATACGGACTGGGATCGCTATTGGAACTTCGCATCGATGCGAATTACCAAGCTCAGGTTGTTCGGCAAGGCATTACGCACTTCGGTTTGGGAGATCGAAAACAAGCCGATGCCATCCGGGTAATCTGGACCAATGGAATCCCTCAGAGCATCATTCAGCCTGAAATCAACACGTTAATCACCGAGCGACAAACACTGAAGGGATCGTGCCCCTACCTCTACACTTGGAATGGAGAGAAATTCGAATTCGTAACTGATCTGCTTTGGGCCGCACCAATAGGTCTGCAAAGTGCCGAGGGCAAGATCGTACCGGATCGCCCGTGGGAGTATATCAAAGTGCCAGGTGAGATGTTGTCCCAACAAAACGGAAAGTACGAAATTCGAATTACCGAGGAATTATGGGAGGCCGCTTATTTTGACCATGTTCAGCTAATGGCGATCGACCATCCGGCTAATGTCGAGGTGTATACGAATGAAAAAGTCGGACCGCCCAGCATTGCTCAGCACAAACTGTACGCCGTTGAAAAAAAAATATGGCCAAAGCTTGCCCTCGATACACATGGACGAGACGTGTCGCAGCTGCTAAGCAAGCAGGATGACCACTACGTAAAATCCTTCAAAAAGAAGATCTTGCAGGGCGTTACCGAGCCACACTTTATCGAACTTGAGTTTGAGGACCTGGGGGATGCTGAGCAGATCACCTTGTTCCTGACCGGGTGGATCTATCCTTCTGACACTTCGATTAATGTCGGCCTAGCCGAAAACGATTCAATTGCCCCCCCTCGTCCTCCATTTATCGAGTCGCTGGACGATGACGGACAATGGGTAGAAACCATTCCATTTACAGGGTTCCCTGGCGGCAAAACGAAGACGATCGCGATCGATATCACCAACGCATTTGCTAGTGACCGCTACCGGTTGCGAGTTGGCACCAGTATTGAGATTTACTGGGACGCCGCGTTTGTGACGACTTCTTCGCCGAACGTCGAAGTTAAAGAGATTCCATTGAAGCTGAGCGATGCCAAGCTGGCGTATCGTGGCTTCTCCGAGTGTCTGATTCACCCCGCCTTCGGTCCAGAACGTTACGACTACACCAAACTCTCAACACGTCCTAAATGGCCGGCGATGAGCGGAAATTACACTCGCTATGGGGATGTGTTGCCATTACTCGAAGAAGTCGATGACCAGCTCGTTGTTATCGGATCAGGGGACGAGATCTCTCTATCATTCGATGTGCCTGACCAGCCGCTGCCGCCCGGTTGGAAACGTGATTTCGTGTTGCATAGTGTCGGCTGGGATAAGGACGCCGACCTGAATACGATTTACGGCACCTCTTCGGAGCCTCTCCCTTACCAGGCGATGGGGAGCTATCCGGCGAAAGAATATCCCGCAAATGGTGCGTACCAAGAGTACTTAAGACAGTATCAAACGCGGCGACAGAGTTCGGCGCCTTTCCGCCGATCATGGAGTCAGACGAGCACGAATGCATTCGCGAATTAG
- a CDS encoding CRTAC1 family protein, with the protein MTNDPQANISMDDPELDQDDQVIGQALRWSLAVIVGLVITGIVAAYFLLPKETLPPAVESKLSSVEVRQSIPVEIPEVFFTDVTKEAGIDFVHENGFSEQKLLPETMGGGCAFFDFDNDGDQDLLLSNGCVWPWNRGDDHKPSYQGLYENDGTGKFTNVTAGSGLDVECYGMGLAVGDYDGDSLPDVYLTAVGRNYLFRNLGNGKFEEVAESVGVAGAEDAWGTSCGWLDYDNDGDLDLFVCNYLEWNRQYDISQNFQLTGGARAYGRPQNFGGMFPYLFQNQGDGSFKEVAEQAGLQVRDPVNKVPLAKSLGVVMTDLDRDGWIDMIVANDTVQNMLFRNQGDGTFKEQGSLSGIAFDDSGNARGAMGIDIGTFRNTNDPGVVIGNFSNEMTALYVADESGMLFADEAVATGLGPQTRLLLTFGVFFFDYDNDGRLDLMASNGHLERDIHRVQESQHYEQPPQLFRNCGAEQATEFVPVPEEKCGSDLVKPMVGRGSAFADIDNDGDLDVVIAGLGGPPRLLRNDLDLGENWVRITLDGGNGNTGALGAIVELSAGGQTMRRQVMPTRSYLSQVELPLTFGLGKSDTIESIKVTWPDGTVQEISPVEVNQSHTISKSS; encoded by the coding sequence ATGACCAACGACCCGCAAGCTAACATCTCGATGGACGACCCCGAGCTCGATCAGGATGATCAAGTCATCGGGCAGGCGCTCCGTTGGTCTCTGGCCGTCATTGTTGGATTGGTCATTACTGGAATCGTCGCAGCCTATTTTCTCCTGCCAAAAGAAACACTTCCCCCGGCGGTCGAATCAAAGCTGAGTAGCGTTGAAGTTCGCCAGTCGATTCCCGTCGAGATCCCTGAGGTGTTTTTCACCGATGTTACGAAAGAGGCAGGGATCGACTTTGTCCACGAGAATGGTTTTTCCGAACAGAAGTTATTGCCAGAAACGATGGGAGGCGGCTGTGCTTTCTTCGATTTTGATAATGATGGCGATCAGGACCTATTGCTGAGTAACGGTTGTGTCTGGCCGTGGAATCGTGGGGACGACCACAAGCCAAGTTATCAGGGTCTTTACGAGAATGATGGCACTGGCAAATTCACCAACGTCACTGCTGGTTCAGGACTGGACGTCGAGTGCTACGGCATGGGATTGGCCGTTGGAGACTACGATGGAGATTCTCTTCCAGATGTCTATCTTACGGCGGTAGGCAGAAACTACCTATTCCGTAATCTTGGCAACGGTAAGTTTGAGGAAGTGGCGGAATCGGTGGGTGTCGCTGGAGCGGAAGATGCTTGGGGCACAAGTTGCGGTTGGCTGGATTACGACAACGACGGCGACTTAGACTTGTTTGTTTGCAACTATCTTGAGTGGAATCGGCAATATGACATCAGCCAAAACTTCCAATTAACGGGCGGGGCACGCGCCTACGGTCGACCACAGAACTTCGGCGGTATGTTTCCCTATCTCTTCCAAAATCAGGGAGATGGAAGCTTCAAAGAAGTCGCCGAGCAAGCTGGTCTGCAAGTTCGTGATCCTGTAAATAAAGTGCCTCTGGCAAAGTCGTTGGGCGTTGTCATGACCGACCTAGACAGGGATGGCTGGATCGACATGATTGTGGCCAACGACACCGTACAGAATATGTTGTTTCGCAATCAGGGAGATGGAACTTTCAAAGAGCAAGGCAGCCTGTCGGGGATTGCGTTTGACGATAGCGGCAACGCCCGTGGTGCGATGGGAATCGACATTGGAACGTTCCGAAATACCAACGACCCCGGCGTCGTGATCGGAAACTTCTCAAACGAAATGACGGCACTCTATGTCGCTGACGAAAGTGGAATGTTGTTCGCTGACGAGGCGGTTGCCACTGGCCTTGGTCCGCAAACTCGGTTGCTCCTGACCTTTGGCGTCTTCTTTTTCGATTACGACAACGACGGTCGGCTTGACCTAATGGCGTCCAACGGACACTTGGAGCGTGATATCCATCGTGTTCAGGAAAGTCAGCACTACGAACAGCCACCACAGTTGTTTCGAAACTGCGGTGCTGAACAGGCAACGGAGTTCGTTCCGGTCCCTGAGGAAAAATGTGGCAGCGATCTCGTAAAGCCGATGGTTGGGCGTGGATCGGCTTTCGCGGATATCGATAATGATGGCGACCTAGATGTGGTCATCGCTGGCCTTGGCGGGCCTCCGCGGTTGCTTCGTAACGACCTTGATCTGGGTGAGAACTGGGTGCGGATAACGCTCGACGGCGGCAACGGGAATACAGGTGCCTTAGGAGCGATTGTCGAGCTTTCCGCTGGCGGGCAAACCATGCGACGCCAAGTCATGCCCACACGCAGCTATCTAAGCCAGGTCGAACTTCCACTGACATTTGGACTTGGTAAATCAGACACCATCGAGTCGATCAAAGTGACATGGCCCGACGGGACGGTACAAGAAATTTCGCCGGTCGAAGTCAATCAATCGCATACGATCTCCAAATCTTCCTAA
- a CDS encoding multiheme c-type cytochrome, producing the protein MEAKQDLLAKAASKPKAARAVSPRLRILLNIVLAIVAILFANSAYLASITAMEWFSGHAYQNYFYQYMFLGHLILGFLLIVPFLVFGGVHWYATRKRKKIRAIRIGYALLAAGIIVLVTGVLLTRVSGFDLKQPAVRSVVYWLHVIVPLTAVWLYWLHRLAGPKIKWKIGLGYVGVVAVMLLVMTVMHREDPRRWNAVGPESGLQYFSPSLARTTSGDFIPARAMMNDQYCKQCHEDVHNGWKDSVHRFSSFNNPAYLASVNETRQVSLKRDGSVQASRWCAGCHDPVPFFSGKFDDPNFEMLTDPTGQAGITCTVCHAITNVNSNRGNADYTIEEPLQYPFAYSENPALQWINRQLVKAKPEFHKQTFLKPLHKTAEFCSTCHKVHLPAEVTHYKDFLRGQNHYDSYLISGVSGHGSRSFYYPETAQVNCNGCHMPLEASNDFGAKDFDGSGILKVHDHLFPSANTGISWMRDKPDVTAAHQKFLEDVTRVDIFGLHPGGEIDSPLIAPLRPESPELVPGQKYLLDVVIRTLKLGHHFTQGTVDSNEIWLEVIVKSGDRIIGQSGDIDPERGNEVDPWAHRVNVFMLDKYGNRINRRNAQDIFTPLYNNQIPPGAADTVHYEFTLPEDVDGPVTVEAKLKYRKFDQEYMEFVAKSNQELGAKIRGEEKNGTYVNDLPITTLATDTMTFAVEGSNVKVTNPIPKFDLWKRWNDYGIGLLISGKKQLRQAEAAFKEVEKLNRWDGPMNLARTYSAEGRLDDAVAALQRAKEFSDEKNYPEWTWAWLSGMVNREQGNLPAAINNLKSVVDGRTPEMVRRGFDFSKDYVVLNLLGQSLYDLGNQRRRQGKEEEGIAYLHEAAEYFHRALEIDSENVTAHYNLQRVYAALDEPEEAQHHAEMHERYKSDDTAQGNAVRLAREKYPAANDVSEEVTKYPLQRKKDPTSEKAEVKSDSNEGEKSE; encoded by the coding sequence ATGGAAGCCAAGCAAGATCTACTGGCTAAAGCCGCGAGTAAACCAAAAGCCGCGCGAGCCGTTAGTCCACGTCTGCGGATACTTCTGAATATTGTCTTGGCGATCGTCGCCATTCTTTTTGCGAACTCAGCCTACCTGGCATCGATCACAGCCATGGAATGGTTCTCTGGGCATGCCTATCAGAACTATTTTTATCAGTACATGTTCCTAGGGCATCTGATACTGGGATTCCTGCTTATCGTGCCCTTTCTCGTTTTCGGTGGTGTTCATTGGTACGCCACGAGAAAACGAAAGAAGATTCGTGCAATTCGAATCGGCTACGCATTGCTTGCCGCTGGGATAATCGTGCTTGTCACTGGGGTCTTGTTGACTCGCGTTAGTGGTTTCGATTTGAAACAGCCAGCCGTACGAAGCGTTGTCTATTGGTTGCATGTGATCGTGCCACTGACCGCCGTGTGGCTGTATTGGTTGCATCGCCTGGCGGGACCAAAGATAAAATGGAAGATTGGTCTGGGCTACGTCGGCGTTGTCGCCGTAATGCTCCTAGTGATGACCGTGATGCATCGTGAAGATCCGCGGCGCTGGAACGCAGTCGGCCCGGAATCTGGTCTACAATACTTCTCGCCATCTCTGGCACGAACAACTTCTGGCGATTTTATCCCCGCCCGAGCCATGATGAACGATCAGTACTGTAAACAGTGCCACGAAGATGTACACAACGGTTGGAAAGACAGTGTGCATCGGTTCAGTTCCTTCAACAATCCAGCCTATTTGGCAAGTGTAAACGAGACCCGCCAGGTTTCACTCAAGCGTGACGGCTCAGTTCAAGCCTCACGCTGGTGTGCGGGCTGCCACGATCCAGTTCCTTTCTTCAGTGGAAAGTTCGACGACCCGAACTTCGAGATGCTGACCGATCCGACCGGCCAAGCTGGGATTACGTGCACGGTGTGCCACGCGATCACGAACGTGAACAGTAATCGTGGTAATGCCGACTACACGATTGAGGAACCGCTTCAGTATCCATTCGCTTACAGCGAGAACCCAGCGTTGCAGTGGATCAATCGGCAGTTGGTTAAAGCCAAGCCAGAGTTCCACAAGCAAACATTCCTCAAACCGCTTCATAAGACGGCTGAATTCTGTTCCACGTGCCATAAAGTGCATCTGCCCGCGGAAGTGACGCACTATAAAGATTTCCTCCGCGGTCAGAATCACTACGATTCTTACCTGATCAGCGGTGTTTCGGGACACGGAAGTCGCAGTTTCTATTACCCAGAAACCGCCCAAGTAAATTGCAATGGGTGTCACATGCCACTTGAAGCGTCGAACGACTTCGGAGCGAAAGACTTCGATGGTTCGGGCATCTTGAAAGTCCACGACCATCTCTTCCCTTCGGCGAACACCGGTATATCCTGGATGCGTGACAAACCCGATGTCACCGCCGCACATCAGAAGTTCCTGGAGGACGTGACTCGCGTCGATATTTTTGGGCTACATCCAGGTGGCGAAATCGATTCTCCGCTGATCGCTCCGCTTCGCCCGGAATCGCCGGAATTGGTCCCAGGACAAAAGTATCTGTTGGATGTTGTGATTCGTACACTGAAATTAGGCCATCACTTCACGCAAGGGACAGTCGATTCCAACGAGATTTGGTTAGAAGTGATTGTGAAGTCGGGTGATCGGATTATCGGTCAGAGTGGTGACATCGACCCAGAACGTGGCAACGAAGTTGATCCTTGGGCACACCGAGTGAATGTGTTCATGCTAGACAAGTATGGCAATCGCATTAACCGCCGAAACGCGCAAGATATCTTCACGCCGCTCTATAACAACCAGATTCCACCCGGCGCTGCTGATACAGTTCACTATGAATTCACGTTGCCTGAGGACGTCGACGGTCCAGTGACCGTTGAAGCTAAACTGAAGTATCGCAAGTTCGATCAGGAATACATGGAGTTTGTCGCCAAATCCAACCAGGAACTTGGTGCTAAGATTCGAGGCGAAGAGAAGAATGGTACTTATGTTAACGATCTCCCGATCACAACGTTAGCGACGGATACCATGACCTTTGCCGTGGAAGGATCGAATGTCAAAGTCACCAATCCAATTCCGAAATTCGATCTGTGGAAACGTTGGAATGATTACGGAATTGGTCTGCTGATCTCTGGCAAGAAGCAACTGCGTCAAGCAGAGGCTGCCTTCAAGGAAGTAGAGAAGTTGAATCGTTGGGACGGACCGATGAATCTGGCAAGAACGTATTCGGCAGAAGGTCGGCTTGACGACGCTGTGGCAGCTTTGCAACGCGCTAAGGAATTCTCTGACGAGAAGAACTATCCTGAATGGACCTGGGCATGGCTCAGCGGTATGGTCAATCGGGAGCAAGGTAATCTCCCGGCAGCAATCAACAATCTGAAAAGCGTAGTTGACGGACGGACCCCCGAGATGGTGCGTCGTGGATTTGACTTCAGCAAGGATTACGTAGTTCTCAATCTGCTGGGACAATCGCTGTACGATTTGGGAAATCAGCGTCGTCGACAAGGGAAAGAAGAGGAAGGAATTGCTTACTTGCATGAAGCGGCAGAATACTTCCATCGCGCCCTAGAGATCGATTCCGAAAATGTGACGGCTCATTATAATTTGCAGCGAGTCTACGCAGCGCTGGACGAGCCAGAGGAAGCTCAGCACCATGCCGAAATGCATGAACGCTACAAGTCAGATGATACGGCACAAGGTAACGCCGTTCGCTTGGCCCGCGAAAAGTACCCGGCGGCAAATGATGTATCGGAAGAAGTAACGAAATATCCGCTGCAACGTAAGAAGGATCCAACTTCCGAGAAAGCTGAAGTGAAATCAGATTCAAATGAGGGAGAAAAGTCGGAATGA